A stretch of Armatimonadota bacterium DNA encodes these proteins:
- a CDS encoding TrkA family potassium uptake protein, whose product MRRSGQYAVIGLGRFGSRVAAGLYNAGSEVIAIDADPHNVDAVKADVTTAVTMDATNKDALRSLALNELDAVVVAIGRDTEASILVTALLRELGCKRIVARAGSNLHADILRRVGATQVVYPEDDIAAGLVRSLASPRVIDLVELEGDFDFALLRIPDSFVGKSLRDLGLRNRYGLTVVAVRTIDEETLEPRLVMPGPDDTLRAGDQMYVVGTEDALERIDQLS is encoded by the coding sequence GTGCGAAGATCAGGCCAGTACGCCGTGATCGGACTTGGTCGGTTCGGAAGCCGCGTTGCGGCAGGGCTTTACAATGCTGGATCCGAAGTCATCGCCATCGACGCCGACCCCCACAATGTGGACGCGGTGAAAGCCGACGTGACCACCGCCGTCACCATGGACGCCACCAATAAGGACGCCCTGCGTTCCCTGGCGCTCAATGAGCTGGACGCCGTGGTGGTGGCCATCGGTCGAGACACCGAGGCGAGCATCCTGGTGACCGCGCTCCTGCGGGAACTCGGCTGCAAACGGATCGTCGCCCGGGCGGGGAGTAACCTTCATGCTGACATCCTGCGGCGGGTCGGCGCCACACAGGTGGTCTACCCGGAAGACGATATCGCCGCCGGCCTGGTGCGCTCTCTCGCCTCCCCGCGGGTGATCGACCTGGTGGAACTCGAGGGCGATTTCGATTTCGCGCTCCTGCGCATCCCCGACAGTTTCGTGGGCAAATCTCTGCGGGACCTGGGGCTACGCAACCGCTACGGCCTGACCGTGGTCGCCGTGCGCACCATCGACGAGGAGACCCTGGAGCCGCGCCTGGTCATGCCCGGCCCGGACGACACCCTTCGTGCGGGCGACCAGATGTACGTGGTGGGCACCGAAGACGCTCTGGAGCGCATCGACCAATTGAGCTGA
- a CDS encoding fructose-bisphosphate aldolase, with protein sequence MGRFLTLDDMDLGVGKRTRLHRLLYEYGPGNGTLLFLPIDQGLEHGPVDFFPNPESADPDFQLRLALEGGYSGIVFHIGLARKYMHKYAGKVPLVLKLNGKTEIPPSDKALSPQTATVEDAVNLGADAVGYTLYVGSPRQDDDFIQLMGIRNDCERYGMPLIVWAYPRGEAVDAKGGRDSLYAIDYAARTACELGADLVKLNMPKLGDAKAKDQPAPYNTLEVSAQKSLDRIVASAGRTMVLISGGSKIGDEDLLEKAEMCMKAGATGLIFGRNMWQRAWDDAMQITGRVKEMLARYGR encoded by the coding sequence ATGGGCAGGTTCCTGACGCTTGATGACATGGATTTGGGCGTGGGCAAGCGGACGCGCCTGCACCGGCTGTTGTACGAATACGGTCCGGGCAACGGCACCCTCCTGTTCCTGCCCATTGACCAAGGCCTGGAGCATGGTCCGGTGGACTTCTTCCCCAACCCGGAAAGCGCGGACCCCGACTTCCAACTGCGGCTGGCGCTGGAAGGCGGCTATTCCGGGATCGTTTTCCACATCGGCCTGGCGCGCAAATACATGCACAAGTACGCGGGCAAAGTGCCGCTGGTGCTCAAGCTCAACGGCAAGACGGAAATCCCGCCCAGCGATAAGGCGCTGTCACCTCAGACGGCGACGGTGGAAGACGCGGTGAACCTGGGCGCGGACGCAGTGGGGTACACGCTGTATGTTGGCTCGCCGCGCCAGGATGATGACTTTATCCAGCTCATGGGGATACGCAACGACTGCGAACGCTACGGCATGCCGCTCATCGTCTGGGCGTACCCTCGCGGGGAGGCAGTCGACGCCAAAGGCGGCCGCGATTCGCTGTACGCCATCGACTACGCGGCCCGGACGGCGTGCGAACTGGGCGCCGACCTGGTGAAGCTCAACATGCCGAAGCTCGGAGATGCAAAGGCCAAGGACCAGCCGGCTCCGTACAACACTCTGGAGGTGAGTGCCCAGAAATCCCTGGATCGCATTGTGGCTTCCGCGGGCCGCACGATGGTCCTGATCTCGGGTGGGTCCAAGATCGGTGACGAAGATCTGCTCGAGAAGGCGGAGATGTGCATGAAGGCAGGGGCCACGGGGCTGATCTTCGGCCGGAATATGTGGCAGCGCGCATGGGATGACGCAATGCAGATTACCGGGCGCGTAAAGGAGATGCTGGCCC